The region AGGTATTGCCGATGGCTTTTTGAGCCAGCTCAATACATCTTCTGATATAAAATTCGTCTTGCATATTGAATGAAAAAAGCGAAGTCAAATTGCTTTGCTCCGCCTTTTTAGATTTTTTATAAGTTTATTCTCCTGCGATAATGCTGTGAAGATTTTGTCTTAAGGTTTCTAAATGAGCTTTTTTCTCGTCAATTGTATTGAAAGTATCTTTCAATAGAGGGTTTTCTCTCGATGGTTTGTTGAAGAAAGCTAAATTGTTTTCCAGCTTTACGATTTCAGCTTCAAGATCCGAGATCTGGCTCTTGATTTTTCTGGCTTTGTCAGTAAGCTGGTTTTCGGATAATCCTTCTTCTTTAAGTTCCAGCTCGTTGATTTTATTTAATTTTAATTTTTCTCTCAACGCTTTATTAAACTCAGAATTGATGGAGATTTTTTCTCTAGGAACTTTTCCAATATTATTCCATGCTGTTTTAATCGCTTCAATCTTTTCGATGCTGCCGTCTTCATTAGTAACGGTTTTCAGCTCTTCGAGAAGTTCTTTTTTATGTTTGTAATTCTCCTTCCAGTTATCGGTAGAAGTATTACTTTTTTCTCTGTAATTATTGAAAAATGTATTACAAGCATCACGGAATTCATCCCATATCTTATTCGTCATGCTTTTAGGGACGTGACCAATTTTTTTCCAGTCTTCCTGAAGTTTTTTGAAGAGAGGCACAGCGATGTCCCATTCTTCACTATTCATATTGTCTTTAGCGGTCTGGATAAGTTTTAGCTTTTCTTCCAGATGACTTTGCTGAGAACCTTTTAATGACTTGTAATAATTGTTTTTCGTTGTGTTGAAGTTTCTTAATGTCGTTTTGAAATCAGTCCAGTTCTGATTGGAAAGCTTTCTTGGAACGCTTCCGGTTTTCAAAAATTCTGAACGAAGATCCTCGACTCTTCGGATGGCATTTTGCCAATAATTATGATTAGGAGTTTCTGCAGGTTCCGAAAGTTTCTTGATTTCAGCAATGATCTGGTTCTTTTTCTCCAGATTAACGCTTTGCTCAGATTCTATCGCAGCAGAAAGTTCAGATTTTCTCTCGTGTATTTTGTTGGAAATTTCTTTAAATTCTTCCCAGGTTTTTTCACGGAATTCTTCAGCAACCGGTTCAGCTTCTTCTTTCCAAAGTTTGTGAAGATACTGAAGTTCATTAAGTGCTTTCTGAATTACAGGTTCATTCTCAAGTTCTTTTGCACGTTCTATGATATGCTGTCTTTTCTCAAGATTGTGGCTGTATTCCTGCTCAAGAAACTCTTTATTTAAATCCAGCATCTGATAAAACTGATTCAGATGGTGGAAGTAATTGTTGTTAAGAATTTTAAATTCAGATTTGGCAACCTGTCCGGCTTTTGACCATTCTTCTTTTATTTCACGGATTGATTTAAAAAGGTTGGTTCCTGGTTCTGAATTCGTATATAGGTTTTTAAGTCTTTCGATAATATTTTGACGGTGTTCAAGGCTTTTCTTTTGCTCTTCTTCCTGTCCTTTCTGATAAGAATCGTGCTTTTCTCTGAAGATATTGATTAAAGCAGAAAGTTTAGCCTGTGAAGGATGCTCATAACTGAAATTTTCAGGAGCGTTTCCTCCTTCCACATATTCATGTTTTTTATCTTCTGTTTCATCATGAATATAGTGACTTGCTTTTTCTTTTAAAAGGTTGAATTTTTTGAAATTTTCACCAGCATTAGGTAAGTTGATGATTTTTTCCATTTCTTTTAAAGCATCCGCTAAAGAAATTTCAACTTCTTCTTCCTGATCTTCTACAGAATCTGCATCTTCATCATGAGGAGGCTCATGAGAAGGAACGGCTTCTTCTGATGGATTCTGTTGAGATACTTCTTGAACATTTTTCTTTTCTTCGTTTTCAGAAAGATTGTTTTCTGTAGTCATAGCAAGTCTTTTATGTGAGTGGCATTAATATCTTTTAAATATAGCAAAAAGCCAATTAAAACACTAATTTATGTTATTTTTTTTGAAAATTCCAAATTTCCCAGGCTTTTTCTGCCTGCTGTTCCAGCATATAGTATCCATTCACGGTTTTTGCTCCTTTTTCAGAGGCATTGATGATGAATTGGGTGTAATTGGGATTGTAAATTAAGTCAATAACCAGGTGGTTTTTAGAGAGTCCTTCAAAAGGAAATTTCAGGCAGTCTTCTACATTCGGAAAAGTTCCTACGGGGGTACATTGAATAATAATAGGATGGTTTTCCACCGTTGCCTGATCTAAATTGTCAAAGTTGATTTCCGTAGTTCTGGAAACTGTAATAGAGCTGATTCCGTGCTTGTTCAAAACATACTGTACGGCTTTTGCAGCTCCGCCGTTACCTAGAATAAGAGCCGTGTTTTGATGGGGTTTTTTATGAAGAAGCAGTGTTTTTTCAAACCCGAAAGCATCCGTATTATATCCTGTTTTCTTTCCGTCCTGAATTAGAACACAATTAACAGCACCTATTTTCTGAGCTTCATCGCTCAGTTCATCAAGATAATCAATTATTTTTTCTTTGTACGGAATTGTTACATTAAATCCCAAAAGGCCTGAGGTGGAAAATAACTGCTCAACCTCATGTATTTCATTCAAGTCAAAAATACTATAAGAAAAATCTTTCAGCATGAGTTTCTGAAATTTATCTTCAAAGAACTTTTTTGAAAAAGAATACGAGATGTTACGTCCTATTAAGCCTAATTTTGTATTGGAAATCATACTTCAAAAATAAAAAAAAGACCGAGAATTTCGGTCTTTTATAAATTAATTTTGTATTTATTGTACAATGAATTTTGTTGTGTTTATATCTGTTTTCAGAATATAGACTCCTTTCGATAAGTTTTTAAGATCTATCTTATTAGAATTTTTAAACGGATGATGAATCACCTGAATAAGCTTTCCTGAAAGGTCAATAATTTCTGCTTTTGTGATTTTACTGATATTTTCACCCTTCACAAACAGTTCATTATTCTTAACAGGGTTAGGATAGATGCAGAATGTGTTATCTTTTGAAGTTTCTGAAGTCGACAAACTGGTGTAGCAAGTCCAGCTTAGGTCATCAATAGCCACTCTGTTTGCTGAAACCGGATTAACTAGTTTAATGGTAACATTACCACTTACATTGATGTTGTTGATTGTATATGTTCCTGCTGTTGCACTGTAGGGAATGGTTCCAACCTGAACACCATTTACTAACAGATTTAAAGCACTGTCAGAACCGTTGAATTTCAACTGAGTTTTTACAGTTAAGCTTTGGATTCCTCCGGAAAGGGTAGAGCTTAATAAATAACCGTCTCTTATCGTGATTGCTTTTCCAGTAATCGTTTGGTCTGTTCTTGCATCTGTTGCATTCCATGTGATTCCGTTGTTAGTCCACGTTTGGGTCGCATAGCTTGAAGAGGCTGCCGGAATATTGCTGAAGTCTTCAGTACCACAACTTCCTCCGCCCGGCTGTCCTGCAAGAGTCGTTTCTGTTGCAGTGTTACTCTGTGGCGATGAGTTCCCAGCGGCATCTCTGGCAATAACATAGAATGTATAGGTAGTAGAAGGGGTTAATCCCTGAACTGTTGCGGTAGTTCCTGTAACGGTAGCATAGAAAGTTCCGTTTGAAAAATAAATATCATAACCTGTCACTCCAATATTGTCAGTAGCTGCAGTCCAGCTCAAAGAAATTGAATTGCTTGTAGGGTTATTCGCAATTAAATTAGTTGGTGCTGTAGGAGCTTGAGTATCAACAACTGGTGTTCCCCAAATCTGATCAACGTATTCAGGATGGTCAATATAAGGATTTCTGTTTCCCTGATATACATAAGAAGCATTATTTCTTCCGATTTCTGCAGGAGAAACAGGGTCTAATGCATTCCAAGCCAACAGCTGATTAAGTTCCCAAGTCTGAAGACCAGGAAAAGCTGAGCTTCCCAACATATTTCCAGAGCTGAATCCAGAAAGCTGTGTTTCATATCTTGTTACAAAATAAAGGATCATTCTTGCCACATCTCCTTTAAAGGCATCAACAGGTTCAAAAACAGTTCCTGAATATCCCGGAGACACAGAAGTTCCAAGTTTAGATCCGTTTAAGGAAGTAAAAGATGCTGTACCTACTTTTCCATAAGGATAGTTAGACCTCATTCCGTTTACCTTTCCGTCAGTAGCTCTAATGAAGTGAATATCTGCAACCATAGGAGAGCCACTGTTGAATAAACTCTGTGGTACTACGTGTTCTCTATTGTAGCAGTTTCCTTCTGTAGTGTAAGAGCCGCACTGGTTGGTTCCATAATTGAATGTGTAAGGATCGGGACCATTGGCGTTTTCGGAATAAATATCTAAAATTGTTCCGTCGTTTTCATAATAATAATCACGGTCTGTAGTTTGATAGCCACTCCAAAGCCCGTTATAGCCGTGATCAATATGACCACTGGTGATAATCTGATTCAGCTTACTTTTTAAAGCAGCGCC is a window of Candidatus Chryseobacterium colombiense DNA encoding:
- a CDS encoding DUF349 domain-containing protein; translation: MTTENNLSENEEKKNVQEVSQQNPSEEAVPSHEPPHDEDADSVEDQEEEVEISLADALKEMEKIINLPNAGENFKKFNLLKEKASHYIHDETEDKKHEYVEGGNAPENFSYEHPSQAKLSALINIFREKHDSYQKGQEEEQKKSLEHRQNIIERLKNLYTNSEPGTNLFKSIREIKEEWSKAGQVAKSEFKILNNNYFHHLNQFYQMLDLNKEFLEQEYSHNLEKRQHIIERAKELENEPVIQKALNELQYLHKLWKEEAEPVAEEFREKTWEEFKEISNKIHERKSELSAAIESEQSVNLEKKNQIIAEIKKLSEPAETPNHNYWQNAIRRVEDLRSEFLKTGSVPRKLSNQNWTDFKTTLRNFNTTKNNYYKSLKGSQQSHLEEKLKLIQTAKDNMNSEEWDIAVPLFKKLQEDWKKIGHVPKSMTNKIWDEFRDACNTFFNNYREKSNTSTDNWKENYKHKKELLEELKTVTNEDGSIEKIEAIKTAWNNIGKVPREKISINSEFNKALREKLKLNKINELELKEEGLSENQLTDKARKIKSQISDLEAEIVKLENNLAFFNKPSRENPLLKDTFNTIDEKKAHLETLRQNLHSIIAGE
- a CDS encoding shikimate dehydrogenase gives rise to the protein MISNTKLGLIGRNISYSFSKKFFEDKFQKLMLKDFSYSIFDLNEIHEVEQLFSTSGLLGFNVTIPYKEKIIDYLDELSDEAQKIGAVNCVLIQDGKKTGYNTDAFGFEKTLLLHKKPHQNTALILGNGGAAKAVQYVLNKHGISSITVSRTTEINFDNLDQATVENHPIIIQCTPVGTFPNVEDCLKFPFEGLSKNHLVIDLIYNPNYTQFIINASEKGAKTVNGYYMLEQQAEKAWEIWNFQKK
- a CDS encoding endonuclease; this translates as MKRILFSLLFAFVFINAFAQIPAGYYNGTTGLTGAALKSKLNQIITSGHIDHGYNGLWSGYQTTDRDYYYENDGTILDIYSENANGPDPYTFNYGTNQCGSYTTEGNCYNREHVVPQSLFNSGSPMVADIHFIRATDGKVNGMRSNYPYGKVGTASFTSLNGSKLGTSVSPGYSGTVFEPVDAFKGDVARMILYFVTRYETQLSGFSSGNMLGSSAFPGLQTWELNQLLAWNALDPVSPAEIGRNNASYVYQGNRNPYIDHPEYVDQIWGTPVVDTQAPTAPTNLIANNPTSNSISLSWTAATDNIGVTGYDIYFSNGTFYATVTGTTATVQGLTPSTTYTFYVIARDAAGNSSPQSNTATETTLAGQPGGGSCGTEDFSNIPAASSSYATQTWTNNGITWNATDARTDQTITGKAITIRDGYLLSSTLSGGIQSLTVKTQLKFNGSDSALNLLVNGVQVGTIPYSATAGTYTINNINVSGNVTIKLVNPVSANRVAIDDLSWTCYTSLSTSETSKDNTFCIYPNPVKNNELFVKGENISKITKAEIIDLSGKLIQVIHHPFKNSNKIDLKNLSKGVYILKTDINTTKFIVQ